The Zingiber officinale cultivar Zhangliang chromosome 9A, Zo_v1.1, whole genome shotgun sequence genome window below encodes:
- the LOC122021764 gene encoding cyclin-dependent kinase inhibitor 4-like isoform X2 codes for MGKYMRKAKISGEVAVMELSHGVRTRARTLAAAAASCAYLELRSRRLEKPLPLPPACKAFPEPSPSPGLRASSGSAGSFSTRRCSLDNEAPPDAQASFGENILEVEATDRNKRETTPCSLIRNPEEIQTPGSTNRPTRSRATNRRIQTFRQNLPNAHEMEEFFSREEQLQQRIFIERYEWVKIDF; via the exons ATGGGAAAGTATATGAGGAAGGCGAAGATCTCTGGCGAGGTCGCCGTCATGGAGCTCTCCCATGGCGTACGCACTCGCGCCCGGACCCTCGCAGCCGCCGCCGCCTCCTGTGCCTATCTCGAGCTCCGAAGCCGCCGCCTTGAGAAACCCCTTCCCCTGCCTCCGGCCTGCAAGGCCTTCCCCGAGCCCAGTCCTAGCCCCGGCCTGAGAGCAAGTTCGGGATCTGCGGGGTCCTTCTCAACGAGGCGATGCTCACTGGACAACGAGGCTCCGCCGGATGCGCAGGCGTCGTTCGGGGAGAATATTCTCGAGGTCGAAGCAACGGACAG GAACAAGAGGGAAACAACGCCTTGCAGTCTGATCAGAAATCCAGAAGAAATACAGACTCCAGGTTCGACAAATAGACCAACCAGATCTAGAGCCACTAACCGAAGAATTCAAACCTTCCGTCAGAACTTGCCTAATGCTCATGAAATGGAAGAGTTCTTCTCTAGGGAAGAACAACTCCAGCAACGAATATTTATCGAAAG GTATGAATGGGTGAAAATTGACTTCTAG
- the LOC122021764 gene encoding cyclin-dependent kinase inhibitor 4-like isoform X1 — protein MGKYMRKAKISGEVAVMELSHGVRTRARTLAAAAASCAYLELRSRRLEKPLPLPPACKAFPEPSPSPGLRASSGSAGSFSTRRCSLDNEAPPDAQASFGENILEVEATDRNKRETTPCSLIRNPEEIQTPGSTNRPTRSRATNRRIQTFRQNLPNAHEMEEFFSREEQLQQRIFIERYNFDPANDHPLPGRYEWVKIDF, from the exons ATGGGAAAGTATATGAGGAAGGCGAAGATCTCTGGCGAGGTCGCCGTCATGGAGCTCTCCCATGGCGTACGCACTCGCGCCCGGACCCTCGCAGCCGCCGCCGCCTCCTGTGCCTATCTCGAGCTCCGAAGCCGCCGCCTTGAGAAACCCCTTCCCCTGCCTCCGGCCTGCAAGGCCTTCCCCGAGCCCAGTCCTAGCCCCGGCCTGAGAGCAAGTTCGGGATCTGCGGGGTCCTTCTCAACGAGGCGATGCTCACTGGACAACGAGGCTCCGCCGGATGCGCAGGCGTCGTTCGGGGAGAATATTCTCGAGGTCGAAGCAACGGACAG GAACAAGAGGGAAACAACGCCTTGCAGTCTGATCAGAAATCCAGAAGAAATACAGACTCCAGGTTCGACAAATAGACCAACCAGATCTAGAGCCACTAACCGAAGAATTCAAACCTTCCGTCAGAACTTGCCTAATGCTCATGAAATGGAAGAGTTCTTCTCTAGGGAAGAACAACTCCAGCAACGAATATTTATCGAAAG GTACAACTTCGATCCCGCTAATGACCACCCACTTCCTGGTAGGTATGAATGGGTGAAAATTGACTTCTAG
- the LOC122018967 gene encoding protein NPGR2-like → MKRRGSFSVLMRNTMNCLCSGEQMQVNEMTQSTEFLSTKDVSVDQYTQQNSEIEQRVDIGNIEEAESSLREGLCLNYEEARALLGRLEYQRGNVEAALRVFDGIDLASVAPKIRSTINKRMEHHKNHTNWDARPMSIHAVGLLLEAVYLKARALQDLGRFKEAAQSCNIVLDTLESALTDGSVGNFLTDSKLQEIVRRAVELLPELWKLAGFSHEVILSYRRALLGHWNLDAVTTAKIQKEFAIFLLYGGFDASPPNLRFQMDGAFIPRNNIEEAVLLLTILLRKFSLKRIEWDPSILHHLTFALAISGQLGSLANQVEELLPGALDRKTQYYTLALCYLGENDDLTALNLLRKLLSASEDPNCVKALLLASKVCGENISCAEDGVMFARRALTNLHGCCGQIESLANCLLGISLSTQARSSSSDSERVLRQSEAIYSLEKAEKVVPGKDYRILYNLSLENAEQRKLDSALRYAKQLMQLEAGSNIEGWILLARILSAQKRFVDAETIINAALEQTGKWNHGVLLRTKAKIQIAQGQLKNAIETYTHLLAVIQLKTKSFGFGLATLKGGKIDRSLELQTWYDLTNVYISMSQWRDAEVCLKNFKAINPYSALAWHATGQLYEAKGLLKEAQGAYAKALDIEPGHVPSLVSTAIVLRDLNDTSLAVIKGFLTDALRLDHANHIAWFNLGLIYKAENPRLALEASECFQAATLLEETAPVEPFR, encoded by the exons ATGAAGAGGAGAGGTTCCTTCTCTGTCCTTATGAGGAACACAATGAACTGCTTGTGTTCTGGTGAACAAATGCAAGTCAACGAAATGACCCAATCAACTGAGTTCTTGTCCACAAAGGATGTCTCGGTAGACCAATATACTCAACAAAATAGTGAGATTGAACAAAGGGTTGACATTGGAAACATTGAAGAAGCGGAGTCATCTCTTCGTGAAGGTCTCTGCTTGAATTATGAG GAAGCAAGAGCCTTGCTTGGCAGGCTGGAGTATCAAAGAGGAAATGTAGAAGCTGCACTTCGTGTTTTTGATGGCATAGATCTTGCTTCAGTGGCTCCTAAGATAAGGTCCACGATAAATAAAAGAATGGAACACCACAAGAATCATACAAACTGGGATGCTCGGCCAATGTCCATACATGCAGTTGGCTTACTTCTTGAAGCAGTGTATTTAAAAGCAAGAGCATTGCAAGATCTGGGAAGGTTTAAAG AAGCTGCTCAATCATGCAACATTGTCCTGGACACTTTAGAGTCTGCTTTAACTGATGGCTCTGTGGGGAACTTTCTTACTGATAGTAAGTTACAGGAGATAGTACGCAGGGCGGTTGAGTTACTTCCAGAGCTATGGAAACTGGCTGGGTTTTCCCATGAGGTCATCTTATCTTACCGGAGAGCCCTTCTTGGACACTGGAATCTTGATGCTGTCACCACAGCAAAGATACAAAAGGAATTtgctatttttcttctttatggaGGCTTTGATGCAAGCCCCCCTAACCTTCGTTTTCAAATGGATGGCGCTTTTATTCCTAGGAACAATATAGAAGAGGCTGTTCTTCTGTTAACTATTCTACTGAGAAAGTTTTCTCTGAAGAGAATTGAATGGGACCCATCTATTCTTCATCATCTGACTTTTGCGCTAGCCATATCAGGGCAGTTAGGTTCACTGGCCAATCAGGTAGAAGAATTACTACCTGGTGCCCTAGATAGGAAAACCCAATACTATACTCTTGCTTTGTGTTATTTGGGGGAAAATGATGATCTTACTGCTTTGAATCTACTGAGAAAGCTACTGAGTGCTTCAGAGGATCCAAATTGTGTGAAAGCATTGTTACTTGCTTCTAAAGTTTGTGGTGAGAATATTTCGTGTGCAGAAGATGGTGTTATGTTTGCACGCAGGGCTCTCACCAACTTGCATGGTTGCTGTGGCCAAATTGAAAGTCTAGCTAATTGTTTACTTGGAATTTCTCTTTCAACTCAGGCTAGGTCTTCTAGTTCTGACTCAGAGAGGGTTTTAAGGCAGTCTGAGGCAATTTACTCGCTTGAAAAAGCTGAAAAAGTGGTCCCTGGGAAAGATTATAGGATCTTATATAATCTAAGCTTGGAAAATGCTGAACAAAGAAAGTTGGATTCAGCTCTTCGTTATGCCAAACAGCTCATGCAACTTGAAGCTGGATCAAATATTGAAGGATGGATTCTTTTAGCTCGAATATTGTCTGCACAGAAGCGGTTTGTTGATGCTGAAACTATTATTAATGCTGCTTTGGAACAAACAGGAAAATGGAATCACGGGGTATTGTTGAGGACTAAAGCTAAAATTCAAATCGCACAAGGGCAATTGAAGAATGCAATTGAGACATATACTCATCTTCTTGCAGTAATTCAGTTGAAGACTAAAAGTTTTGGCTTTGGACTAGCAACTTTGAAG GGTGGAAAAATTGATAGAAGTTTGGAACTTCAGACTTGGTATGATCTTACTAATGTCTACATAAGCATGTCACAATGGAGGGATGCTGAAGTTTGcttaaaaaatttcaaagctATTAATCCTTATTCTGCTTTAGCATGGCATGCAACAG GACAGTTATATGAAGCAAAGGGCCTCCTTAAAGAAGCTCAAGGAGCATATGCTAAAGCCTTGGACATAGAACCAGGCCATgtccctagcttggtctccactGCGATTGTCCTTAGAGATCTAAATGACACTTCATTGGCCGTCATCAAAGGCTTCCTCACTGATGCACTTCGACTTGACCACGCTAACCATATTGCTTGGTTCAATCTTGGTCTAATTTATAAAGCTGAAAATCCAAGGTTGGCACTTGAAGCTTCTGAGTGTTTTCAGGCTGCCACTCTCCTTGAAGAGACTGCACCAGTTGAACCTTTCAGATGA